A window of Bacillus sp. (in: firmicutes) genomic DNA:
CGTTTTTCGCCACTTGCTTTTGTATTTTTTCGATTTTTCTCTGAAAGTAGCTGGCGGATGCCTGCTACTTTCAGTATGTTGTGGGCTAATGCCACAATCCCAAACTCGACATGTACCTTGTCGAGACCCCGCAAAGAAAATCTGCGGAACGACCGATTGCCCTTGATGTGACCGAACACACTTTCTACTTCGACTTTGCGCCGAGCGTAGATAGCGGCTTTCTCTTCACATTCAAGGGCTGTTTTTGCCTTCGCTTTCATTTCTTCGAAGACGGTATTCCAGTGAACTTGACGATTCCCCTTCGCTTTCGTGCACTGTGCTTTCAATGGGCAATCTGTACAATCTTCACATTCGTATATTTTGAAGCTTTGCTCATAGCCAGACGGATTCTTTTTGTTTTGGTATTTTTTAAACGTCACTTTCCTTCCATTCGGGCAAATAAAACAATCCTCTTGCTCACGGTAGGTCCAGTTTTTCGCATTTTTGATGTCTTTTTTGTATTTGCGAGTCTGTTCTTGTACATAGGATCCATATGGAATGAGAAAATCAAATCGAGGCTCTTTCTCGTCACCAATCGCATATACATAGTTTTCTTCACTTCCATATCCTGCATCCGCAATGATTGTTTCGGGCATCGGTAAAGAAGTAGATGCCAGTTTCTCCAAATGGGGGATAAAACAACGCGTGTCTGTAGGTCGTTGATGAATGGTATAAAACAAGATAAACTGATTCTCTGTCCCCATTTGCACGTTATACCCTGGCTTTAGCTGACCGTTTTTCATATGATCTTCCTTCATGCGCATAAAGGTTGCGTCTTTGTCCGTTTTGGAATAGCTGTTACGGTCGCCAAAGATTTCGTTCTGTTCCTTGTATGTAGCTAGTCGCGGTAAGAAATTTTCCCGAATCAGCTTTAAAGGTTTCTTCCATTTACTGCGTTCTTGGCGCTTCTCCTTACGAATCTTTGGATCTGTTTCCTTTTCAATTTCCTCTTTTAGGGTTTCCACTTTTTCTTCTATTTCCTTAGCCACTGCCTCTAGATGATGTTCGGTGATCTCTGCACTTTGTTCGGTTTCCTTTTCTCCCGTTCCAGCTTCTAATTGTGTCAATTCATGTATGTGTTGCAGGGTTTCTTGAATTTTTTCTTTTAATGCTGCTTCAAATTTCATCGTTGATTGTTTCCACACGAAAGAATACTTATTGGCATTGGCTTCAATCTTGGTGCCATCCAAAAAGTAGTTTTCCATTGTGATGTACTTTTCTTCAATCAATTTCAAAATCATAGTTTCGAATAATTCATCCATCAAGGCTTTCATCCGTTCTCCGCGGAACTCATTGATCGTGCGGAAATCTGGTTGTTGCATCGCTGCCAACCACATGGCAGGAATATTTTCTTTTATGAGAGTTTCGATTCCTCGGCAGGAATAAACCTTTTGGGAATAACCATACAGAATGATTTTAAGCATCATTTTGGGATGATAGGAACTTCTGCCACCACCTTTATAATGAGAAAACAATTGCTCATCTGGTACAGCCTCAACCATTTCGTCCACTACACGTGCGACGTGATGTTCTGGTATGAGTGCTTCAATATCAAAAATCACTTGAATT
This region includes:
- a CDS encoding IS1182 family transposase, with product MSNQMITTENYNTQLTLLPETEEKKPSKRQLAPTFKPYDNRQIQVIFDIEALIPEHHVARVVDEMVEAVPDEQLFSHYKGGGRSSYHPKMMLKIILYGYSQKVYSCRGIETLIKENIPAMWLAAMQQPDFRTINEFRGERMKALMDELFETMILKLIEEKYITMENYFLDGTKIEANANKYSFVWKQSTMKFEAALKEKIQETLQHIHELTQLEAGTGEKETEQSAEITEHHLEAVAKEIEEKVETLKEEIEKETDPKIRKEKRQERSKWKKPLKLIRENFLPRLATYKEQNEIFGDRNSYSKTDKDATFMRMKEDHMKNGQLKPGYNVQMGTENQFILFYTIHQRPTDTRCFIPHLEKLASTSLPMPETIIADAGYGSEENYVYAIGDEKEPRFDFLIPYGSYVQEQTRKYKKDIKNAKNWTYREQEDCFICPNGRKVTFKKYQNKKNPSGYEQSFKIYECEDCTDCPLKAQCTKAKGNRQVHWNTVFEEMKAKAKTALECEEKAAIYARRKVEVESVFGHIKGNRSFRRFSLRGLDKVHVEFGIVALAHNILKVAGIRQLLSEKNRKNTKASGEKR